From the bacterium genome, one window contains:
- a CDS encoding LLM class F420-dependent oxidoreductase translates to MTTPPRRIRFGIQTGQQFASWPEIVRVWQRAEALGYDTAWTYDHFVAVMMDPYDPCLEAWTCLAALAVQTTRIRIGALVTGNTYRHPAILAKMATTVDVISGGRLELGIGAGWYEPEHAMFGLRFGSARERCERLDEALTVIRALWSERQASVSGRHYQLRGAVAEPKPVQRPHPPITVAGSGERRLLPIVARHADAWSGFGSPAVCRRKIEILRRCGDAIGRDVDAIEKGVLLPAQITDDLATAAPLIQGYAMYQGIAEDEARDWMLLGSADEISRHLESFVAAGVSHFVLTLSPYNFDVFERFAAEVMPRFR, encoded by the coding sequence ATGACCACGCCGCCGCGCCGCATCCGCTTCGGCATCCAGACCGGACAGCAGTTCGCGAGCTGGCCGGAGATCGTCCGCGTCTGGCAGCGCGCCGAGGCGCTCGGGTACGACACCGCCTGGACCTACGACCACTTCGTCGCCGTGATGATGGATCCGTACGATCCCTGCCTCGAGGCCTGGACCTGCCTGGCGGCGCTGGCGGTGCAGACGACGCGGATCCGCATCGGCGCCCTGGTGACCGGCAACACCTACCGCCATCCGGCGATCCTGGCCAAGATGGCGACCACCGTCGACGTCATCAGCGGCGGCCGCCTCGAGCTCGGCATCGGCGCCGGCTGGTACGAGCCCGAGCACGCCATGTTCGGCCTCCGCTTCGGCAGCGCGCGCGAGCGCTGCGAGCGCCTCGACGAGGCCCTGACGGTCATCCGCGCCCTCTGGAGCGAGCGCCAGGCGAGCGTCAGCGGCCGGCACTACCAGTTGCGGGGCGCGGTCGCCGAGCCCAAGCCGGTGCAGCGTCCGCACCCGCCGATCACCGTCGCCGGCAGCGGCGAGCGGCGCCTGCTGCCGATCGTCGCCCGCCACGCCGACGCCTGGAGCGGCTTCGGCTCGCCGGCGGTGTGCCGGCGCAAGATCGAGATCCTGCGCCGCTGCGGCGACGCGATCGGGCGTGACGTCGACGCGATCGAGAAGGGCGTGCTGTTGCCGGCGCAGATCACCGACGACCTCGCCACCGCCGCGCCGCTGATCCAGGGCTACGCCATGTACCAGGGCATCGCGGAGGACGAGGCCCGCGACTGGATGCTGCTCGGCAGCGCCGACGAGATCTCCCGCCACCTCGAGTCCTTCGTCGCCGCCGGCGTCAGCCACTTCGTGCTGACGCTGTCGCCCTACAACTTCGACGTCTTCGAGCGCTTCGCCGCCGAGGTGATGCCGCGTTTCCGCTGA